A stretch of the Lactuca sativa cultivar Salinas chromosome 9, Lsat_Salinas_v11, whole genome shotgun sequence genome encodes the following:
- the LOC111911815 gene encoding uncharacterized protein LOC111911815, whose translation MNIMKKYDNHKHQTGSCKDALQTCTLWTDGLICAFEALRGHKKHKPQDTIGGKKHGSKTIRTSSSYGDGIDTLDDTQTGNYWIPIGWSRITQLVESIQVNGCWETQHTELAIDDDEVTVADIAVPYRERPVGPTWWCHVDAEHHSVKSWLTNSSKWLHPAISIALRDESKLISERMKHLLYEVPVRVAGGLLFELLGQSAGDPYVEEDDIPVVLRSWQAQNFLVTALHVKGSGTNINVLGVSEVQELLTAGGGNLPQTIHEVIALLASRLARWDDRLFRKYIFGAADEVELKFMDRRNHEDLHLFSIILNQEIRRLSAQVIRVKWSLHAREEIVFELLQHLRGSAAKRLLEGITKSTRQMIEEQEAVRGRLFTVQDVMQSTVRAWLQDKSLRVTHNLGVFGGCGLVLSIITGLFGINVDGIPGSENSPFAFLLFSCVLGVLGIVLIFIGLLYLGLKNPVMEEEVEVRKMELQELVKMFQQQAESHAQLRKSDFRSKVTSSAILPGSYDSYVLMP comes from the exons ATGAACATTATGAAGAAGTACGACAATCATAAACACCAAACTGGTAGCTGTAAGGATGCTTTGCAGACTTGTACCTTATGGACTGATGGACTAATTTGTGCTTTTGAAGCCCTACGTGGACACAAAAAGCATAAACCACAAGATACGATTGGGGGAAAGAAACATGGATCTAAAACCATAAGAACCAGTTCATCATATGGTGATGGAATTGATACTTTAGATGATACACAAACTGGAAATTACTGGATACCAATTGGTTGGTCAAGAATCACTCAACTTGTGGAGTCAATACAAGTCAATGGCTGCTGGGAAACTCAACACACAGAGCTTGCAATCGATGATGATGAAGTCACAGTTGCAGACATTGCTGTTCCTTACAGGGAACGACCCGTGGGTCCCACATGGTGGTGTCATGTTGATGCAGAACATCATTCAGTGAAGTCATGGTTAACTAACTCATCAAAGTGGTTACATCCAGCTATCAGTATTGCTTTAAGAGATGAAAGCAAGCTTATAAGTGAGCGAATGAAACACCTTCTTTATGAAGTTCCTGTTAGGGTTGCAGGTGGACTTTTATTTGAGCTTTTAGGACAATCAGCAGGTGATCCATATGTTGAAGAAGATGACATTCCGGTTGTTTTAAGATCATGGCAAGCTCAGAACTTTTTAGTTACTGCATTACATGTTAAAGGTTCTGGAACAAACATCAATGTCTTAGGAGTTTCAGAAGTCCAG GAGCTTCTTACTGCAGGAGGTGGTAATTTGCCTCAAACCATTCATGAAGTTATAGCACTCTTAGCAAGCCGCCTTGCCAGATGGGATGACAG ACTATTTAGAAAATACATCTTTGGAGCAGCTGATGAAGTTGAATTGAAATTCATGGACAG GAGAAACCATGAGGATTTGCATCTATTCAGCATAATATTAAACCAAGAAATCAGAAGGCTATCTGCACAG gttataagggtaaaatggtctttacaTGCAAGAGAAGAAATCGTTTTTGAACTCCTTCAACATTTAAGAGGTAGCGCAGCAAAACGTTTATTAGAAGGAATAACAAAAAGCACTCGACaaatgatcgaggaacaagaagcCGTACGTGGACGTCTGTTCACAGTACAAGATGTCATGCAGAGCACTGTCCGCGCCTGGTTACAG GACAAAAGCTTACGGGTGACGCATAATTTGGGAGTGTTTGGGGGATGTGGACTTGTTCTTTCGATTATTACGGGACTTTTCGGGATAAATGTGGATGGGATTCCCGGATCTGAAAATTCACCTTTTGCATTTCTTTTGTTTTCATGTGTTCTTGGGGTTCTAGGAATCGTGTTGATTTTTATAGGGTTACTTTACCTTGGATTAAAAAACCCTGTTATGGAAGAGGAAGTTGAGGTGAGAAAAATGGAGTTACAAGAGCTTGTAAAGATGTTTCAACAACAAGCGGAATCTCATGCACAACTTCGGAAATCTGATTTTAGATCTAAAGTGACTTCTTCGGCTATACTTCCCGGTAGTTATGACAGTTATGTTCTTATGCCCTGA
- the LOC111911954 gene encoding glycine-rich protein 5, with protein sequence MGAQQLMLLAMLLFSFCSPASFSLISNNLVSEKIQDNSIYVNAVRGGGGGGGGGQEAGDGGQANSSPQGGGTGVVPVYAAGAAAGQRRNHKGAASTCNTCWKWRFAILIATSAFLLLHITRR encoded by the exons ATGGGTGCTCAACAGTTGATGCTATTAGCCATGCTTCTTTTTTCCTTCTGTTCTCCTGCATCGTTTTCTCTAATCAGCAACAACTTGGTTTCAG AAAAAATACAAGACAATAGTATATATGTAAACGCTGtgagaggtggtggtggtggaggtggcggGGGGCAGGAGGCAGGAGATGGTGGTCAGGCAAACTCCTCCCCACAAGGAGGCGGCACTGGGGTGGTACCTGTATATGCAGCCGGAGCAGCTGCAGGTCAACGTAGAAACCACAAAGGTGCTGCTTCAACTTGTAACACATGTTGGAAATGGAGATTTGCAATACTCATAGCCACGTCAGCATTTCTCTTACTACATATCACTAGAAGATGA